The Ideonella dechloratans genome includes a window with the following:
- a CDS encoding NADH:ubiquinone oxidoreductase yields the protein MATLFWLQTGACGGDSLAILSAESPSLEQLLQDGGVELLWHPSLSHGHARRFDHLVDAILAGEQTLDILCVEGSIITAPRGTGLCDPYRGRGKMDLVRDLAERAGVVVAMGTCAAFGGVHAAPPNPSDCIGLQFDHAQPGGLLAPDWRSRRGLPVINVAGCPAHPNTMTQTLAVLALGLPLPLDGLNRPASHFSTVVHQGCTRNEYHEYDVEDTQPGDRACLFFNLGCQGPMTQAVCNADLWNGTSSKTRAGVPCFGCTSPTFPRDGDLFRTEKMGEVPIRLPLGVERPRYMAYKNLARAAAPQRVRDKKMKP from the coding sequence ATGGCGACTCTGTTCTGGCTTCAAACCGGCGCCTGTGGCGGCGACTCCCTCGCCATCCTGAGCGCGGAATCTCCCAGCCTGGAGCAACTGCTCCAGGACGGGGGCGTGGAACTGCTCTGGCATCCCTCGCTCTCGCATGGTCATGCCCGGCGCTTCGACCACCTGGTGGATGCCATCCTGGCCGGTGAGCAGACCCTGGACATCCTGTGCGTCGAGGGCAGCATCATCACTGCCCCGCGCGGCACGGGCCTGTGCGACCCCTACCGCGGCCGCGGCAAGATGGACCTGGTGCGCGACCTCGCCGAGCGGGCCGGCGTGGTGGTGGCCATGGGCACCTGCGCGGCCTTTGGCGGGGTGCATGCGGCCCCGCCCAACCCCTCGGACTGCATCGGCCTGCAGTTCGACCATGCCCAGCCCGGGGGGCTGCTGGCGCCGGACTGGCGCTCGCGCCGGGGCCTGCCGGTCATTAACGTGGCGGGCTGCCCCGCCCACCCCAACACCATGACCCAGACCCTGGCCGTGCTGGCCCTGGGCCTGCCGCTGCCGCTGGACGGGCTGAACCGGCCGGCCTCGCATTTCAGCACCGTGGTGCACCAAGGCTGCACCCGCAACGAATACCACGAGTACGACGTCGAGGACACCCAGCCGGGCGACCGCGCCTGCCTGTTTTTCAACCTGGGTTGCCAGGGGCCGATGACCCAGGCGGTGTGCAATGCCGACCTGTGGAACGGCACCAGCAGCAAGACCCGGGCGGGCGTGCCCTGTTTCGGCTGCACCTCGCCGACCTTCCCGCGCGACGGTGACCTGTTTCGCACCGAGAAGATGGGCGAAGTGCCCATCCGCCTGCCGCTGGGGGTCGAGCGGCCGCGCTACATGGCATACAAGAACCTGGCCCGTGCGGCAGCCCCGCAACGGGTGCGTGACAAGAAGATGAAGCCCTGA
- a CDS encoding AbrB family transcriptional regulator has product MPAPSQDVRSASLAVRWAGLLALTALLSGLLALLRTPAPTLLGAIVAGVVVALGERRVPVPMAGFMLSQGLLGMMIARACPLPVFTELMRHWEVFLLGVTSVIVLSVGLGWQLARWRLLPGSTAIWGSFPGAATAMTLLAGEFGADVRLVALMQYLRVVMVASLMMVAATVVGGADAPAGHARVAWMAPVDGRGLTLTLGVGALAALAAWRWRPPGGALVLGLAAGVLMQDVAGLDIVLPPWLLAAAALCLGWNIGQRFDRAVIRHALRLLPRLLAVLSLLILLCTGMAALLVVWMDIDPLTAYLAMSPGGADSVALIAASSHVDAPFVMAMQTGRLLAVLAVGPAVARWVSRRSSLPPAPVQ; this is encoded by the coding sequence ATGCCCGCACCATCGCAGGATGTCCGCTCCGCCTCGCTGGCCGTGCGCTGGGCCGGGCTGCTCGCGCTCACCGCGCTGTTGTCGGGCCTGCTGGCCCTGCTGCGCACCCCGGCGCCCACCCTGCTGGGGGCGATCGTCGCCGGCGTGGTGGTGGCCCTGGGCGAGCGCCGGGTGCCGGTGCCGATGGCGGGCTTCATGCTGTCGCAGGGCCTGCTGGGCATGATGATCGCCCGCGCCTGCCCCCTGCCGGTGTTCACCGAGCTGATGCGGCACTGGGAGGTCTTCCTGCTGGGCGTGACCTCGGTCATCGTGTTGAGCGTGGGCCTGGGCTGGCAGTTGGCCCGCTGGCGGCTGCTGCCGGGCTCCACGGCCATCTGGGGCTCCTTTCCGGGGGCGGCCACGGCCATGACGCTGCTGGCCGGCGAGTTCGGCGCCGATGTGCGCCTGGTGGCCCTGATGCAGTACCTGCGGGTGGTGATGGTGGCCTCGCTGATGATGGTGGCCGCGACGGTGGTGGGCGGGGCCGATGCGCCGGCCGGCCACGCACGGGTCGCCTGGATGGCCCCGGTGGACGGCCGCGGCCTGACGCTGACCCTGGGGGTGGGCGCGCTGGCGGCGCTGGCGGCCTGGCGCTGGCGTCCGCCGGGCGGGGCGCTGGTGCTGGGCCTGGCCGCCGGGGTGCTGATGCAGGACGTGGCCGGGCTGGACATCGTGCTGCCCCCCTGGCTGCTGGCCGCCGCAGCCCTGTGCCTGGGCTGGAACATCGGGCAGCGCTTCGACCGGGCGGTGATCCGCCATGCCCTGCGCCTGCTGCCCCGCCTGTTGGCGGTGCTGTCCCTGCTGATCCTGCTGTGCACCGGCATGGCCGCGCTGCTGGTGGTCTGGATGGACATCGACCCGCTGACCGCCTACCTGGCCATGAGCCCTGGCGGGGCCGACTCGGTGGCCCTGATTGCCGCTTCCAGCCATGTGGACGCGCCCTTCGTGATGGCCATGCAGACCGGCCGCCTGCTGGCGGTGCTGGCCGTGGGGCCGGCGGTGGCGCGCTGGGTGTCCCGGCGTTCGTCCCTGCCACCGGCCCCGGTCCAGTGA
- a CDS encoding MFS transporter: MENLDATVITTALPAMAGDFGEAAAHLSVGISAYLVALTVFIPISGWAADRFGARRVFSLAIAVFTLASLACAAAQGLWSFTLARTLQGIGGAMMVPVGRMLVLRGTPKEGIVRAVAILTWPGLVAFMLGPPVGGWISTHWGWRWIFWLNLPLGGLALLASARLLPPSASTALGFDRRGFVLTGSALALLMGGIEMASRADLPAWGWAVALLAGLGLLGLSVGHLRRAPEPLFGLAPLRIATFRACAVGGSLFRMAISAAPFLLPLMFQLGFGWSAVEAGAMLLWLFAGNLAIKPATTALLRRFGFRRVMLVNGLLVALGFAACAGLEPDTPRLWTALLVFISGMNRSMQFTATSTLAYADVPQDQMRHATTLFSVLAQMNTGMGIALGALALSVTELLRDTPAGQPGVGDFHGAFLAMAGLALLALVDCWRLPADAGQRLLRR, translated from the coding sequence ATGGAGAACCTGGACGCCACCGTCATCACGACGGCGCTGCCGGCCATGGCGGGCGACTTCGGCGAGGCCGCGGCCCATCTGTCGGTGGGGATCTCGGCCTATCTGGTGGCCCTGACGGTCTTCATCCCCATCAGCGGCTGGGCGGCGGACCGCTTCGGCGCGCGCCGGGTGTTCTCGCTGGCCATCGCGGTGTTCACGCTGGCCTCGCTGGCCTGCGCCGCCGCGCAAGGCCTGTGGAGCTTCACGCTGGCCCGCACGCTGCAGGGCATCGGCGGGGCGATGATGGTGCCGGTGGGCCGCATGCTGGTGCTGCGCGGCACGCCCAAGGAAGGCATCGTGCGGGCCGTGGCCATCCTCACCTGGCCGGGGCTGGTGGCCTTCATGCTCGGCCCGCCGGTGGGTGGCTGGATCAGCACCCACTGGGGCTGGCGCTGGATCTTCTGGCTGAACCTGCCGCTGGGCGGGCTGGCCCTGCTGGCCAGCGCCCGCCTGCTGCCGCCCAGCGCATCGACGGCGCTGGGCTTCGACCGCCGCGGCTTTGTGCTGACCGGATCGGCGCTGGCCCTGCTGATGGGCGGCATCGAGATGGCCAGCCGGGCCGACCTGCCGGCCTGGGGCTGGGCGGTGGCGCTGCTGGCGGGCCTGGGCCTGCTGGGCCTGAGCGTGGGGCACCTGCGTCGGGCCCCCGAACCTCTCTTCGGGCTGGCGCCGCTGCGCATCGCCACCTTCCGCGCCTGCGCGGTGGGGGGCTCGCTGTTTCGCATGGCCATCAGCGCGGCGCCCTTCCTGCTGCCGCTGATGTTCCAGCTGGGCTTCGGCTGGTCGGCGGTGGAGGCCGGCGCCATGCTGCTGTGGCTGTTCGCCGGCAACCTGGCCATCAAGCCGGCCACCACGGCGCTGCTGCGTCGCTTCGGCTTTCGGCGGGTGATGCTGGTCAATGGCCTGCTGGTGGCCCTGGGCTTTGCGGCCTGCGCCGGGCTGGAACCCGACACCCCCCGGCTGTGGACGGCGCTGCTGGTCTTCATCAGCGGCATGAACCGCTCCATGCAGTTCACCGCCACCAGCACCCTGGCCTATGCCGATGTGCCGCAGGATCAGATGCGCCACGCCACCACGCTCTTCTCGGTGCTGGCCCAGATGAACACCGGCATGGGCATCGCGCTGGGCGCCCTGGCCCTGAGCGTCACCGAGTTGCTGCGCGACACCCCGGCCGGCCAGCCCGGCGTGGGTGACTTCCACGGCGCCTTCCTGGCGATGGCCGGCCTGGCCCTGCTGGCGCTGGTGGATTGCTGGCGCCTGCCGGCCGATGCCGGACAGCGGCTGCTTCGGCGCTGA
- a CDS encoding OmpP1/FadL family transporter has protein sequence MSRRLPLSLLSILLGSASALPGVAHATNGYFAHGYGVKSEGMAGTGIALPQDALTGATNPAGTAWVGDRLDAGLNAFLPSRGASIEGNGAGLDGSYSGNGRKAFFIPEFGLTRQLDERLSLGLAVYGNGGMNTQYDRSPFAAFGETGHTGVNLEQLFISPSVAYRLNEDHAVSVALNLAWQRFSAEGLSPFTPASQAPTQVSGLGNDSSVGAGVRLGWIGQLSPAWRLGATWSSKIHGRFDKYRGLFADQGSFDIPANYGVGLAYQPSQDWTLALDYQVIQYSGVQSVGTPLAPLLAGQPLGADGGAGFGWKDVQVVKLGAAYQWSPALTLRAGYSHATQPVPQSQTFFNILAPGVVQDHATLGLSWKTGERSEWSAFYGHAFKKAVHGQGSIPANFGGGEANVHLSEDVIGLSWGWLY, from the coding sequence ATGTCTCGCCGTCTCCCGCTGTCCTTGCTGTCCATTCTGCTGGGCAGTGCCAGTGCCCTGCCCGGGGTGGCCCACGCCACCAACGGCTATTTCGCCCACGGTTACGGCGTCAAGAGCGAGGGCATGGCCGGCACCGGCATCGCGCTGCCGCAGGACGCCCTGACCGGGGCCACCAACCCCGCGGGAACCGCCTGGGTCGGCGACCGGCTGGATGCCGGCCTGAATGCCTTCCTGCCCAGCCGTGGCGCCAGCATCGAAGGCAATGGCGCCGGGCTGGACGGCAGCTACAGCGGCAACGGCCGCAAGGCCTTCTTCATTCCCGAGTTCGGCCTGACGCGGCAGCTCGACGAGCGCCTGAGCCTGGGCCTGGCCGTCTACGGCAACGGGGGCATGAACACCCAGTACGACCGCAGCCCGTTTGCCGCCTTCGGCGAGACCGGGCATACCGGTGTCAACCTGGAGCAGCTCTTCATCTCGCCCTCGGTGGCCTACCGTTTGAACGAGGACCACGCGGTCAGCGTCGCGCTCAACCTGGCCTGGCAGCGTTTTTCCGCCGAGGGCCTGAGCCCCTTCACCCCCGCATCACAAGCCCCCACCCAGGTCAGCGGCCTGGGCAATGACAGCTCGGTGGGCGCCGGCGTGCGCCTGGGCTGGATCGGCCAGCTCAGCCCCGCGTGGCGGCTGGGGGCGACCTGGTCGTCCAAGATCCACGGCCGCTTCGACAAGTACCGGGGGCTGTTCGCCGACCAGGGCAGCTTCGACATCCCGGCGAATTACGGTGTGGGCCTGGCCTACCAGCCCAGCCAGGACTGGACGCTGGCCCTGGACTACCAGGTGATCCAGTACAGCGGCGTCCAGTCGGTGGGCACGCCCCTGGCGCCGCTGCTGGCCGGTCAGCCCCTGGGCGCCGATGGGGGCGCGGGCTTCGGCTGGAAGGACGTGCAGGTGGTCAAGCTCGGGGCCGCCTACCAGTGGTCGCCCGCGCTGACGCTGCGGGCCGGCTACAGCCATGCCACCCAGCCCGTGCCGCAGAGCCAGACCTTCTTCAACATCCTGGCTCCCGGGGTGGTGCAGGACCATGCCACGCTGGGCCTGAGCTGGAAGACCGGCGAGCGCAGCGAATGGAGCGCCTTCTACGGCCACGCCTTCAAGAAGGCCGTGCATGGCCAGGGGTCCATCCCGGCCAACTTCGGCGGGGGCGAGGCCAACGTCCACCTGAGCGAGGACGTGATCGGCCTGTCCTGGGGCTGGCTCTACTGA
- a CDS encoding MarR family winged helix-turn-helix transcriptional regulator — MPASPSPIDPDELGAALGELRGLLGRLQRRLRSQSELRQFNTAQVAVFHHLIRHEDATVAELAQVEHMRPQSMGAVVASLQALGLVQGRPDPGDGRKVLLSLTAAGRRAVHDSRASRDDWLLAAVSRLCSPQEQALLVQAVPLLARLADAED; from the coding sequence ATGCCGGCTTCGCCTTCCCCCATCGACCCCGACGAGCTGGGGGCCGCCCTCGGCGAGTTGCGCGGGCTGCTGGGCCGCCTGCAGCGGCGCCTGCGCAGCCAGAGCGAGCTGCGCCAGTTCAACACCGCCCAGGTGGCGGTGTTCCACCACCTGATCCGGCACGAGGACGCCACCGTGGCCGAGCTGGCCCAGGTCGAGCACATGCGGCCCCAGTCCATGGGCGCGGTGGTGGCCAGCCTGCAGGCTCTGGGCCTGGTGCAGGGCCGGCCTGACCCCGGCGATGGCCGCAAGGTGCTGCTGAGCCTGACCGCCGCCGGGCGACGGGCAGTGCACGACAGCCGCGCCAGCCGGGACGACTGGCTGCTGGCCGCCGTGAGCCGCTTGTGCAGCCCGCAGGAGCAGGCGCTGCTGGTGCAGGCCGTGCCGCTGCTGGCCCGCCTGGCCGATGCCGAGGACTGA
- a CDS encoding nickel-dependent hydrogenase large subunit: MARIELNLDLNRVEGDLSVQVTLEDGVVVAARTQGTMYRGFEQILLGRAPRDAMVITPRVCGICGTAHLYAGVLALEQIWSTPVPPNATRIRNLCLIAEGLQNDLRQTFLFFAPDLCHPRYAADPLHAPLMAAFEPFKGDVYRETLTQTRQVLQIVAHFGGQWPHSSYMLPGGVVTPADTRRLVACRSALLGLQRWYEQRILGGGLGAWLALDSAEAFETWLAQPGPAAAALGLLTRFLRGQGLDMLGQGTPHMLAFGTWCEPEAWARGEPRHTLPAGFLDGDSGQIQPLDPARITEHVRHSWFRPYEGGRHPFEGETVPDYQPETDRYTWAKAPRYDGRVVQTGPLAELLIAGDPLIRDLWSRQGGGAWLRQFARVRHIGVALRHGLRMLDELGAHLDEPHFVPPAPGTEVDGDGAGLIMAARGALGHWVQVRDGVVHRYQIITPTGWNASPRDSLGQPGHWEASLVGLRVQDPEDPIEVGHLIRSHDPCLVCTVHFVGADTPSLRVDA; encoded by the coding sequence ATGGCCCGCATCGAACTGAACCTGGATCTCAACCGCGTCGAGGGCGACCTCAGTGTGCAGGTCACGCTGGAGGACGGCGTGGTGGTGGCCGCGCGCACCCAGGGCACCATGTACCGCGGCTTCGAACAGATCCTGCTGGGGCGCGCCCCGCGCGACGCCATGGTCATCACCCCGCGGGTCTGCGGCATCTGCGGCACGGCCCATCTGTATGCCGGCGTGCTGGCGCTGGAGCAGATCTGGTCCACGCCGGTGCCGCCCAACGCCACCCGCATCCGCAACCTCTGCCTGATCGCCGAAGGCCTGCAGAACGACCTGCGGCAGACCTTCCTCTTCTTCGCGCCGGACCTGTGCCACCCGCGCTATGCGGCCGATCCGCTGCATGCGCCGCTCATGGCCGCCTTCGAACCCTTCAAGGGCGACGTCTACCGCGAGACCCTGACCCAGACCCGCCAGGTGCTGCAGATCGTCGCGCACTTCGGCGGGCAGTGGCCGCATTCGTCCTACATGCTGCCCGGCGGCGTGGTGACCCCGGCCGACACCCGCCGGCTGGTGGCCTGCCGCAGCGCGCTGCTGGGGCTGCAGCGCTGGTACGAGCAACGCATTCTCGGCGGTGGGCTGGGCGCCTGGCTGGCGCTGGATTCGGCCGAGGCCTTCGAGACCTGGCTGGCCCAGCCCGGCCCGGCCGCCGCGGCGCTGGGCCTGCTGACCCGCTTCCTGCGCGGGCAGGGCCTGGACATGCTGGGCCAGGGCACGCCCCACATGCTGGCTTTCGGCACCTGGTGCGAGCCCGAGGCCTGGGCCCGCGGCGAGCCGCGCCACACCCTGCCGGCCGGCTTTCTGGATGGCGACTCCGGCCAGATCCAGCCGCTGGACCCGGCGCGCATCACCGAGCATGTGCGGCATTCCTGGTTCCGGCCCTACGAGGGCGGTCGACATCCCTTCGAGGGCGAGACCGTGCCGGACTACCAGCCCGAGACCGACCGCTACACCTGGGCCAAGGCACCCCGCTACGACGGCCGCGTGGTGCAGACCGGCCCGCTGGCCGAGTTGCTGATCGCGGGCGATCCGCTGATCCGTGATCTCTGGTCCCGCCAGGGCGGCGGGGCCTGGCTGCGCCAGTTCGCCCGGGTGCGCCACATCGGCGTGGCCCTGCGGCACGGCCTGCGCATGCTCGACGAACTGGGCGCCCACCTGGACGAACCGCATTTCGTGCCGCCGGCGCCGGGCACCGAGGTGGACGGCGATGGCGCCGGCCTGATCATGGCCGCGCGAGGCGCGCTGGGCCACTGGGTGCAGGTGCGCGATGGCGTGGTGCACCGCTACCAGATCATCACGCCCACCGGCTGGAACGCCTCGCCGCGCGACAGCCTGGGCCAGCCCGGCCACTGGGAGGCCAGCCTGGTGGGGCTGCGCGTGCAGGACCCGGAGGACCCGATCGAGGTCGGCCACCTGATCCGCTCGCACGACCCCTGCCTGGTGTGCACCGTTCACTTCGTGGGTGCCGACACGCCCAGCCTGAGGGTGGACGCATGA
- a CDS encoding YciI family protein yields the protein MLCRSPALRAFPPARRPLPLLGALFAGLVLQAAPLRPARAAEAPAYDAALAQRLGADARGMRSYVLVLLRSSGHPVPAGPARDAMFQGHFANIGRLAQAGTLALAGPADGVEGLRGLFVLAVPDIEAARALVGTDPVIREGEMVAEYHRFYGTAGLMALYEIHQKLQAPQPAPP from the coding sequence ATGCTGTGTCGGTCCCCCGCCCTGCGCGCATTCCCACCGGCCCGCCGGCCCCTGCCACTGCTGGGCGCGCTGTTCGCCGGCCTCGTGCTGCAGGCAGCCCCCCTGCGGCCGGCCCGGGCCGCCGAGGCCCCGGCCTACGACGCGGCGCTGGCCCAGCGCCTGGGCGCGGATGCACGCGGCATGCGTTCCTATGTGCTGGTGCTGTTGCGCAGCAGCGGGCATCCGGTGCCGGCCGGCCCCGCCCGGGATGCGATGTTCCAGGGTCATTTCGCCAACATCGGACGCTTGGCCCAGGCCGGCACGCTGGCCCTGGCCGGGCCGGCCGACGGGGTGGAGGGCCTGCGCGGCCTGTTCGTGCTGGCGGTGCCGGACATCGAGGCCGCCCGCGCCCTTGTCGGCACCGATCCGGTCATCCGGGAGGGCGAGATGGTGGCGGAATACCACCGCTTCTACGGCACGGCCGGGCTGATGGCGCTCTACGAGATCCACCAGAAGCTGCAGGCCCCCCAGCCCGCCCCACCGTGA
- a CDS encoding sensor domain-containing protein, with the protein MSQPSSRPLPAGLLPPAPADELASLRLELQALRLANGALEFELMAGAEQADAMLARLEQQRAALQSARDREQSLAAFSERVMDTVGSVVIVLDAHGRLRRSNSRAREVLRPLAEGDSVDLLLYPEDQMRLAGELPPLPWPVHSVLFELVRRRGHYRAEHRLALRGGGYRHHLIEAVLLHSAQGKEEGAVITGADIGPLKQQEAELLASDARFRDAESVAHLGSWELDPVDERMKWSAETRRLLGASTDTEPTLAALFSAIHPEDRLSSARTFMEALAERRSCDLEFRIDTRDGPLRWVHLRASLQALPGQGLRGVGTVQDITERRQVEDALRLAATVFDASLNAVLIADGEGRIRKINRAFTAILGYEEAEVLGRNPSMMQSGQHALSFYQDLWGQLLESGHWEGEVLNRHRDGRIVPIWESITAVRDEQGAVSHFIGIFSDISEQKAQARRIHQLAYYDALTGLPNRTLLMDRCRQALSRAKRGHSQLAMLFMDLDRFKHINDSLGHPVGDALLQAVAQRLEQVVRDTDTVARLGGDEFVVLLENVASPQDVDVSVQRILQAFREPFALEEHSLSVGTTVGVSLYPEHGSDVTSLFKFADLALYQAKESSRGGYRLFEPRLNELALDRMRLESDLRRALERQEFQLHYQPVFTLGDGQLVGAEALLRWTHPERGPVSPAEFIPVAEDSGLIIPIGAWVLEEACRQARAWLDQGLAIGVIAVNVAGLQIQRGDLAETVAAVLARTGLPAERLELEISESYIVRHAERDLRQLARLRELGVALAIDDFGTGQTSLSHLWRLPLSKLKVDRAFIKDLERDAAGATVTRAVIGLGHGLGFVVQAEGVETEGQAAFLKAHGCDLVQGFGFARPMPAADFARRCAEATRGNPGCIAEKPGSPGSG; encoded by the coding sequence ATGAGCCAACCGTCGAGCCGTCCCTTGCCTGCAGGGCTGCTGCCACCCGCCCCGGCGGACGAACTCGCCAGCCTGAGGCTGGAACTGCAGGCCCTGCGCCTGGCCAACGGGGCGCTCGAATTCGAGCTGATGGCCGGCGCCGAGCAGGCCGATGCCATGCTGGCCCGGCTGGAGCAGCAGCGGGCGGCCCTGCAGTCGGCGCGTGACCGCGAACAGTCGCTGGCCGCCTTCTCCGAGCGGGTGATGGACACCGTGGGCAGCGTCGTCATCGTGCTGGACGCCCACGGCCGGCTGCGCCGCAGCAACAGCCGGGCCCGCGAGGTGCTGCGGCCCCTGGCCGAAGGCGACAGCGTGGACCTGCTGCTCTACCCGGAAGACCAGATGCGCCTGGCTGGCGAGTTGCCGCCGCTGCCGTGGCCTGTGCATTCGGTGCTGTTCGAACTGGTGCGCCGACGCGGGCACTACCGCGCCGAGCACCGCCTGGCCCTGCGCGGTGGGGGCTACCGCCACCATCTGATCGAGGCGGTGCTGCTGCACAGCGCCCAGGGCAAGGAGGAGGGCGCTGTCATCACCGGGGCGGACATCGGTCCGCTCAAGCAGCAGGAGGCCGAACTGCTGGCCAGCGACGCCCGTTTCCGGGACGCCGAGAGCGTGGCCCACCTGGGCAGCTGGGAACTCGACCCGGTGGACGAGCGCATGAAATGGTCGGCCGAAACCCGCCGCCTGCTCGGTGCCTCGACCGACACCGAGCCCACCCTGGCCGCGCTCTTCTCGGCCATCCACCCCGAGGATCGCCTCTCCAGTGCCCGGACCTTCATGGAGGCGCTGGCCGAACGGCGCAGCTGCGACCTGGAGTTCCGCATCGACACCCGCGACGGCCCGCTGCGCTGGGTGCACCTGCGGGCCAGCCTGCAGGCGCTGCCGGGCCAGGGCCTGCGCGGCGTGGGCACGGTGCAGGACATCACCGAACGGCGCCAGGTCGAGGACGCGCTGCGCCTGGCCGCCACCGTGTTCGATGCCAGCCTCAACGCGGTGCTGATTGCCGACGGCGAGGGCCGCATCCGCAAGATCAACCGCGCCTTCACCGCCATCCTGGGCTATGAAGAAGCCGAGGTGCTGGGCCGCAACCCCAGCATGATGCAGTCCGGCCAGCACGCCCTGAGCTTCTACCAGGACCTCTGGGGCCAGTTGCTGGAGAGCGGACACTGGGAAGGCGAGGTGCTCAACCGCCACCGCGACGGCCGCATCGTCCCCATCTGGGAGAGCATCACCGCGGTGCGGGACGAGCAGGGCGCGGTCAGCCACTTCATCGGCATCTTCTCGGACATCTCCGAGCAGAAGGCCCAGGCCCGGCGCATCCACCAGCTGGCCTATTACGACGCGCTGACCGGCCTGCCCAACCGCACCCTGCTGATGGACCGCTGCCGCCAGGCCCTCTCGCGCGCCAAGCGGGGCCACAGCCAGCTGGCCATGCTCTTCATGGACCTGGACCGCTTCAAGCACATCAACGACAGCCTGGGCCACCCGGTGGGCGATGCGCTGCTGCAGGCCGTGGCCCAGCGGCTGGAGCAGGTGGTGCGCGACACCGACACCGTGGCGCGGCTGGGCGGCGACGAGTTCGTCGTGCTGCTGGAGAACGTGGCGTCGCCGCAGGATGTCGATGTCAGCGTGCAGCGCATCCTGCAGGCCTTCCGTGAGCCCTTCGCGCTGGAAGAGCACAGCCTCTCAGTGGGCACCACCGTGGGGGTCAGCCTCTACCCCGAGCATGGCTCGGACGTCACCAGCCTGTTCAAGTTCGCCGACCTGGCGCTCTACCAGGCCAAGGAATCTTCCCGCGGCGGCTATCGCCTGTTCGAGCCCCGGCTCAATGAGCTGGCGCTGGACCGCATGCGCCTGGAGAGCGACCTGCGCCGCGCCCTGGAGCGGCAGGAATTCCAGCTGCACTACCAGCCGGTCTTCACGCTGGGCGACGGCCAGCTGGTGGGCGCCGAGGCCCTGCTGCGCTGGACCCATCCCGAGCGGGGGCCGGTGTCGCCGGCCGAGTTCATCCCGGTGGCCGAGGACAGCGGGCTCATCATTCCCATCGGCGCCTGGGTGCTGGAAGAAGCCTGCCGTCAGGCCCGCGCCTGGCTGGACCAGGGCCTGGCCATCGGCGTCATTGCGGTCAATGTGGCGGGCCTGCAGATCCAGCGCGGCGATCTGGCCGAGACGGTGGCCGCGGTGCTGGCACGCACCGGCCTGCCCGCCGAGCGCCTGGAGCTGGAGATCAGCGAGTCCTACATCGTGCGGCACGCCGAACGCGACCTGCGCCAGCTCGCCCGGCTGCGCGAGCTGGGGGTGGCGCTGGCCATCGACGACTTCGGCACCGGCCAGACCTCGCTGAGCCACCTCTGGCGGCTGCCGCTGTCCAAGCTCAAGGTGGACCGCGCCTTCATCAAGGACCTGGAGCGCGATGCCGCCGGGGCCACGGTGACCCGGGCGGTGATCGGCCTGGGTCACGGCCTGGGCTTCGTGGTGCAGGCCGAGGGCGTGGAAACCGAAGGTCAGGCCGCCTTTCTGAAGGCCCACGGCTGTGACCTGGTGCAGGGCTTCGGCTTCGCCCGCCCCATGCCGGCGGCCGACTTTGCCCGCCGCTGCGCCGAGGCGACCCGGGGAAACCCGGGTTGCATCGCGGAGAAGCCCGGCTCTCCCGGATCAGGGTAA
- a CDS encoding hydrogenase maturation protease, producing MSHGAGGVVLCFGNALHGDDGVAEAVGCCLVAAGLPPGWSVQAVGTRGLDALAWLMDAPAVVLVDAAEPAGQPGRLAERDPAQVPLETAAVGHGMGLGHLLRAWRAARPAGVPARLLTIEMAALRSFHLGLSPAVAQAVAPAARMVADWLADRRWQMPAVAGVC from the coding sequence ATGAGCCATGGGGCCGGTGGTGTGGTGTTGTGCTTCGGCAATGCCCTGCATGGCGACGACGGGGTGGCCGAGGCGGTGGGCTGCTGCCTGGTGGCGGCGGGGCTGCCGCCGGGCTGGTCGGTGCAGGCCGTGGGCACCCGGGGCCTGGACGCCCTGGCCTGGCTGATGGACGCCCCGGCCGTGGTGCTGGTGGACGCGGCCGAACCCGCGGGGCAGCCCGGCCGCCTGGCCGAACGCGATCCGGCCCAGGTGCCGCTGGAGACGGCCGCCGTGGGCCACGGCATGGGCCTGGGTCATCTGCTGCGGGCCTGGCGGGCCGCCCGTCCGGCAGGTGTGCCGGCGCGGCTGCTGACCATCGAGATGGCCGCGCTGCGGTCCTTCCACCTCGGGCTGTCTCCCGCGGTCGCGCAGGCCGTGGCGCCCGCCGCCCGGATGGTCGCCGACTGGCTGGCTGACCGCCGCTGGCAGATGCCGGCCGTGGCCGGCGTCTGCTGA